From Candidatus Lokiarchaeota archaeon, the proteins below share one genomic window:
- a CDS encoding methyltransferase domain-containing protein: protein MNHLKKYFEANQEMWDEFAKLHYDSKTYKTKEFLNGESTLNSVELSELGDVSGKTLLHLQCHFGLDTLSWARLGAKVTGVDFSGEAIKLARRLTEMTEIDAQFIESNIYDLQDVLDEQFDIVFTSYGVHCWLPDLRKWAEIVTHFLNPDGIFYIVEFHPVIWMFDNENPDGFKLKHTYFHNPEPYQFDVDGSYAETDKAFEACVDYEWAHSMGDIITSIVQAGLRLEYLHEFPMASFQAFPFLKQRDDGYWYYEDTDIQLPLMYSIRARKATS, encoded by the coding sequence ATGAATCATCTGAAGAAGTATTTCGAAGCCAACCAAGAGATGTGGGACGAGTTTGCCAAACTGCACTACGACTCCAAGACTTACAAGACAAAAGAGTTCCTCAATGGCGAGTCCACGCTAAATTCCGTAGAATTGAGTGAGCTGGGAGATGTCAGTGGCAAAACGTTGTTGCATCTTCAATGTCACTTCGGGTTAGACACGCTATCTTGGGCACGCCTGGGTGCAAAGGTGACTGGGGTTGACTTTTCGGGTGAAGCAATCAAGCTTGCACGCAGACTCACTGAGATGACAGAGATAGATGCGCAGTTTATCGAGTCCAACATCTATGATTTGCAGGATGTACTTGATGAACAGTTCGATATCGTCTTCACATCCTACGGAGTGCACTGCTGGCTTCCTGACCTACGGAAATGGGCTGAGATTGTGACTCATTTTCTGAACCCTGATGGAATCTTCTACATTGTTGAATTTCACCCTGTCATATGGATGTTTGACAACGAAAACCCCGATGGCTTCAAACTGAAACACACATATTTTCATAATCCTGAGCCGTACCAGTTTGATGTTGATGGTTCATACGCAGAAACAGACAAGGCATTTGAAGCATGTGTAGACTATGAATGGGCTCATAGCATGGGTGATATCATAACATCAATTGTCCAAGCTGGGCTCCGGCTAGAATATCTTCATGAGTTTCCTATGGCTAGTTTCCAGGCATTTCCTTTCCTCAAGCAGCGTGATGATGGTTACTGGTATTACGAAGACACGGACATCCAATTACCACTCATGTATTCAATCAGAGCAAGAAAAGCAACTTCATAG